One genomic region from Gemmobacter aquarius encodes:
- a CDS encoding GNAT family N-acetyltransferase has translation MIRTPRLILRPARPSDLADVHAMLSDRRAMRYWSRPEHETMQESRDWLAALIANDADDYLIEHQGRIIGKAGMWRIPEVGFLLHPDFQRQGLASEAMEAVIPHLFATHALPELVAEADPRNAASLKLLSRLGFVETRRASRTMQWRDEWCDSVYFALKRDDWQRRGR, from the coding sequence ATGATCCGCACACCGCGCCTGATCCTGCGCCCTGCGCGGCCCAGTGATCTGGCCGATGTCCACGCCATGCTGTCAGACCGCCGCGCCATGCGCTATTGGTCGCGCCCCGAACACGAAACGATGCAAGAAAGCCGCGACTGGCTGGCCGCGTTGATCGCCAATGATGCCGACGATTACCTGATCGAACATCAGGGCCGCATCATCGGCAAGGCCGGCATGTGGCGCATCCCCGAGGTGGGTTTCCTGCTGCACCCCGATTTCCAAAGACAAGGCCTTGCGTCCGAGGCGATGGAGGCCGTCATCCCGCATCTCTTTGCCACCCACGCCCTGCCCGAACTGGTGGCCGAGGCCGACCCCCGCAACGCAGCCAGCCTGAAACTGCTGTCCCGTCTCGGCTTTGTCGAAACCCGCCGCGCCAGCCGCACGATGCAGTGGCGCGACGAATGGTGCGACTCGGTCTATTTCGCGCTCAAGCGCGACGATTGGCAGAGACGGGGGCGCTGA
- the hfq gene encoding RNA chaperone Hfq, with translation MASDKQNLQDAFLNHVRKAKVPVTIFLINGVKLQGVITWFDNFCVLLRRDGQSQLVYKHAISTIMPGAPINLYEGED, from the coding sequence ATGGCCAGCGACAAACAAAATTTGCAGGACGCGTTTCTTAATCATGTGCGGAAGGCCAAGGTTCCGGTCACCATTTTCCTGATCAACGGCGTAAAGTTGCAGGGCGTGATCACCTGGTTCGACAATTTTTGCGTTCTTCTGCGCCGGGACGGGCAATCGCAGCTGGTCTACAAGCATGCGATTTCGACCATCATGCCGGGCGCGCCGATCAACCTTTATGAAGGCGAAGACTGA
- a CDS encoding winged helix-turn-helix transcriptional regulator, giving the protein MDGSFAPNVLHPACPSRQVLHHLTSRWGALVLVALSGKTMRFSALRRAVGDVSERMLAQTLQGLEADGMVTRVAHDVVPPHVDYSLTPIGTEAAGLVRQLAAWVETRLPDILAHRESAPHKSR; this is encoded by the coding sequence ATGGACGGCTCTTTCGCCCCGAATGTCCTGCACCCCGCCTGCCCGTCTCGGCAGGTCCTGCACCACCTGACCAGTCGCTGGGGTGCGCTGGTTCTGGTGGCGCTATCCGGCAAGACGATGCGCTTTTCCGCCCTGCGACGCGCCGTGGGCGATGTCAGCGAACGGATGCTGGCGCAAACCCTGCAAGGGCTGGAAGCCGACGGCATGGTCACGCGCGTCGCCCATGACGTGGTCCCGCCGCATGTCGATTATTCGCTCACCCCCATCGGGACCGAGGCGGCGGGATTGGTGCGCCAACTGGCCGCTTGGGTCGAAACCCGCCTGCCAGATATCCTCGCCCACCGCGAATCCGCACCTCACAAGTCGCGGTAA
- a CDS encoding TrkH family potassium uptake protein: protein MLRRLADLPLLLLLLGLTAVAMWLPASHAVIHSDHKTARAFFYSSLILLVLTGMIGIAVANRRPRNPVRASLAALVLAYAVLPFAMALPVYEALGDTRFINAWFEMVSSFTTTGATVYDVDRLPESVHLWRALVGWMGGFFILVAGIAILAPMNLGGVEVVSGKVPGRSAEGLSQITHTATPARRMAQQGAAVFPAYVGLTVILWGVLVIAGERSLVAFCHAMSSVSTSGISPVGGLEGAASGLWGEMAVFVVLLAALSRRAWPGAALYDRGARLVNDPEVRLGLSIVVVLPVLLFLRHWLYAPEDAADSVASALHALWGGAFTTLSFLTTTGFVSVDWQAATGWSGLGTPGLVLAGLAIFGGGIATTAGGVKLLRVYALLRQGERELERLVHPNSIGGAGATLRRLRGEGAYTAWIFFILFACAIGVSIALLTLVGVEFEPAMILTVAALTSSGPLAEIAATDPLSYAALGPEPKVILAGVMVLGRVELLAILVLLSPDVWRR from the coding sequence CCGATCTGCCGCTTTTGCTGTTGCTCTTGGGGCTGACGGCGGTGGCGATGTGGCTTCCTGCATCGCATGCGGTGATCCATTCCGACCACAAGACGGCGCGGGCGTTCTTCTACTCCAGCCTGATCTTGCTGGTTCTGACCGGCATGATCGGGATCGCGGTGGCAAACCGGCGGCCCCGCAATCCGGTGCGGGCCAGCCTTGCCGCGCTGGTGCTGGCCTATGCCGTTCTGCCCTTCGCGATGGCCTTGCCGGTATACGAAGCCTTGGGCGACACGCGTTTCATCAACGCTTGGTTCGAAATGGTGTCATCCTTCACCACCACGGGGGCCACGGTCTATGACGTGGACCGGTTACCCGAATCGGTACATTTGTGGCGGGCGCTGGTGGGCTGGATGGGCGGGTTCTTCATCCTTGTGGCAGGAATTGCGATCCTCGCGCCGATGAATCTTGGCGGGGTCGAGGTGGTATCGGGCAAGGTGCCGGGGCGCAGTGCGGAAGGGTTGAGCCAGATCACCCATACCGCCACCCCCGCCCGCCGGATGGCGCAGCAAGGGGCTGCAGTCTTTCCTGCCTATGTCGGGCTGACTGTGATTTTGTGGGGGGTTCTTGTCATTGCGGGGGAACGCAGCCTTGTGGCCTTCTGTCACGCGATGTCGTCGGTTTCGACCAGCGGGATCAGTCCGGTAGGGGGGCTGGAGGGGGCGGCTTCGGGGCTTTGGGGCGAGATGGCGGTGTTTGTTGTGCTGCTGGCGGCACTGTCGCGCCGGGCCTGGCCGGGAGCGGCGCTTTACGACCGTGGCGCGCGGTTGGTCAACGACCCCGAGGTGCGGCTGGGCCTGTCGATCGTGGTGGTCCTGCCGGTGCTGTTGTTCCTGCGGCATTGGCTTTACGCGCCCGAAGATGCGGCGGACAGCGTGGCAAGCGCCCTCCACGCGCTGTGGGGCGGGGCCTTTACGACGTTGTCGTTCCTTACGACGACGGGCTTTGTCTCGGTCGACTGGCAGGCGGCGACGGGGTGGTCGGGGCTGGGAACGCCGGGTCTGGTGCTGGCGGGTCTGGCGATCTTTGGCGGCGGGATTGCCACCACGGCGGGCGGGGTCAAGCTGTTGCGGGTCTATGCGCTGCTGCGGCAGGGCGAACGCGAGCTGGAACGATTGGTGCATCCCAATTCCATCGGCGGGGCCGGTGCGACCCTGCGCCGGTTGCGGGGGGAAGGGGCCTATACGGCCTGGATCTTCTTCATCCTGTTCGCCTGCGCGATAGGGGTTTCGATCGCCTTGCTGACGCTTGTTGGCGTGGAGTTCGAACCGGCGATGATCCTGACGGTGGCCGCGCTGACCTCGTCTGGTCCCTTGGCCGAGATTGCAGCGACCGATCCGCTTAGCTATGCGGCCCTTGGGCCGGAGCCGAAGGTGATTTTGGCGGGCGTGATGGTGCTGGGCCGGGTCGAACTCTTGGCGATCCTTGTGCTTTTGTCACCCGACGTCTGGCGACGCTGA
- the hflX gene encoding GTPase HflX, which produces MTDLPEDDEDDLLPYRREERDRSTAAEVMRAYVLHPDIRNDRSRRLPEHGLAEAVSLAAALPDMEVVGAEVVRLPRLQPGMLFGSGKVKELHDKFHELNVGLVLVDGPVSPVQQRNLEKEWEVKLLDRTGLILEIFADRARTREGVLQVELAALSYQRTRLVRAWTHLERQRGGFGFVGGPGETQIEADRRAIDDQVIRLKRQLDKVVRTRELHRAARRKVPFPIVALVGYTNAGKSTLFNRMTGADVLAKDMLFATLDPTMRGVMLPSGRKIIVSDTVGFISDLPTQLVAAFRATLEEVLEADLVVHVRDISHPESGEQAQDVADILQSLGVGAGTPQLEVWNKLDLVDASQREALTAQATTRERVFPVSALTGEGISHLLDVISGVFDEEKTERLIAVPFSDGRRRAWLHAEGVVLSENATDTGFAVQVRWTARQEKRYRDL; this is translated from the coding sequence ATTACCGACCTGCCAGAAGATGACGAAGACGACCTCCTGCCGTATCGGCGGGAAGAGCGTGACCGTTCTACCGCCGCCGAGGTGATGCGCGCTTATGTGCTGCATCCCGATATCCGCAACGACCGCTCGCGGCGCTTGCCCGAGCATGGCTTGGCCGAGGCGGTCAGTCTTGCCGCCGCACTTCCAGACATGGAGGTGGTGGGGGCCGAAGTGGTGCGCCTGCCGCGCTTGCAGCCGGGGATGCTGTTCGGGTCGGGCAAGGTCAAGGAATTGCACGACAAGTTCCACGAATTGAACGTGGGGCTTGTGCTGGTGGACGGGCCGGTGTCGCCCGTGCAGCAGCGCAATCTCGAAAAGGAATGGGAGGTCAAGCTGCTGGATCGGACCGGCCTGATCCTCGAAATCTTTGCCGACAGGGCACGCACGCGCGAAGGCGTGTTGCAGGTGGAACTGGCCGCGCTGTCCTATCAGCGCACGCGGCTGGTGCGGGCCTGGACCCACCTTGAACGGCAGCGCGGCGGCTTCGGCTTCGTCGGCGGTCCGGGCGAGACGCAGATCGAGGCGGACCGCAGGGCCATCGACGATCAGGTGATCCGCCTTAAGCGGCAGCTCGACAAGGTGGTACGGACGCGCGAATTGCACCGCGCGGCGCGGCGCAAGGTGCCGTTCCCGATCGTTGCCCTGGTGGGTTACACCAACGCGGGCAAATCGACGCTGTTCAACCGGATGACCGGTGCGGATGTGCTGGCAAAGGACATGCTCTTTGCCACGCTCGACCCCACCATGCGGGGGGTGATGCTGCCTTCGGGGCGCAAGATCATCGTTTCCGATACGGTGGGCTTCATCTCGGACCTGCCGACGCAACTGGTTGCCGCTTTCCGCGCGACGCTGGAAGAGGTTCTGGAAGCCGACCTGGTGGTGCATGTGCGCGATATCAGCCATCCCGAAAGCGGCGAACAGGCGCAGGATGTGGCCGATATCCTGCAATCCTTGGGCGTTGGTGCGGGGACGCCGCAGCTTGAGGTTTGGAACAAGCTTGACCTTGTGGATGCCAGCCAGCGCGAGGCTTTGACTGCACAGGCCACCACGCGCGAGCGGGTGTTTCCGGTGTCGGCGCTGACCGGCGAGGGGATTTCGCATCTGCTCGACGTGATTTCCGGCGTCTTCGACGAGGAAAAGACCGAGCGTTTGATCGCCGTGCCGTTCAGTGACGGGCGGCGGCGGGCGTGGTTGCATGCCGAAGGCGTGGTGCTGTCGGAAAACGCGACCGATACCGGCTTTGCCGTTCAGGTGCGCTGGACCGCGCGGCAGGAAAAGCGTTACCGCGACTTGTGA
- a CDS encoding SDR family oxidoreductase — MTIAVTGATGQLGRLAISAIKARGGSAVALARSPAKAADKGVEARAFDYTDPASFASLAGVKTLVLISSNDFDDRIGQHTRVIDAAKAAGVGRVIYTSLLRADTSPMLLAADHKATEAHIKASGLGYTVLRNGWYTENHTGSLGGAIAAGAMIGSAGAGRFSSAARADYAEAIAAVALGDGHSGKVYELGGDVSYSLAEMAAEVARQTGKAVGYSDLPPETYAGILQSFGLPAGFAHVLADSDVHASRGALEENSGTLSRLIGRATTPMAQTVAAAI, encoded by the coding sequence ATGACCATCGCCGTTACCGGAGCCACGGGCCAATTGGGCCGTCTTGCCATTTCCGCAATCAAGGCGCGGGGCGGAAGTGCCGTTGCCCTTGCGCGTTCCCCCGCGAAAGCTGCCGATAAGGGGGTCGAGGCGCGGGCCTTTGATTATACCGACCCTGCGAGTTTTGCGTCGTTGGCGGGGGTGAAGACGCTGGTGCTGATCTCGTCGAACGATTTCGACGATCGCATTGGCCAGCATACCCGCGTGATCGATGCCGCCAAGGCGGCGGGCGTTGGGCGGGTGATTTATACCAGCCTGCTGCGGGCCGATACGTCGCCCATGCTGCTGGCAGCCGATCACAAGGCGACCGAGGCGCATATCAAGGCATCGGGGCTTGGCTATACCGTGCTCCGCAATGGCTGGTATACCGAAAACCACACCGGATCGCTGGGCGGTGCCATTGCCGCGGGGGCGATGATCGGGTCGGCGGGCGCGGGGCGGTTCAGTTCTGCGGCGCGGGCCGATTATGCCGAGGCGATTGCCGCCGTGGCGCTGGGTGACGGGCATTCGGGCAAGGTTTACGAGCTTGGCGGAGATGTGTCCTATTCGCTGGCCGAGATGGCGGCGGAGGTGGCGCGGCAGACTGGCAAGGCGGTAGGCTACAGCGACCTGCCGCCGGAAACCTATGCCGGCATCCTGCAGTCCTTTGGCCTGCCTGCGGGCTTTGCCCATGTGCTGGCAGACAGCGATGTGCATGCGTCGCGGGGGGCCTTGGAGGAGAATTCGGGCACTCTGTCGCGCCTGATCGGGCGGGCGACGACGCCGATGGCGCAAACGGTCGCGGCGGCGATCTGA